From a single Raphanus sativus cultivar WK10039 chromosome 3, ASM80110v3, whole genome shotgun sequence genomic region:
- the LOC108847346 gene encoding ubiquitin-conjugating enzyme E2 30: MASSKRINKELRDLQRDPPVSCSAGPVGDDMFHWQATIMGPTDSPFSGGVFLVSIHFPPDYPFKPPKVSFRTKVYHPNINSNGSICLDILKEQWSPALTISKVLLSICSLLTDPNPDDPLVPEIAHTYKTDRVKYESTARSWTQKYAMG; this comes from the exons ATGGCTTCTTCGAAAAGAATCAACAAGGAGCTTAGGGACCTCCAAAGGGATCCTCCTGTCTCATGCAGTGCTG GTCCTGTGGGTGATGATATGTTCCACTGGCAAGCGACTATAATGGGTCCAACTGATAGCCCATTCTCTGGAGGTGTGTTTCTTGTTTCCATTCACTTCCCACCTGATTACCCCTTCAAGCCACCCAAG GTTTCTTTCCGCACCAAGGTTTACCACCCGAATATCAACAGTAACGGCAGCATCTGTCTTGACATTCTGAAAGAGCAGTGGAGCCCTGCACTTACCATATCCAAG GTTCTTCTGTCGATATGCTCACTGCTTACAGATCCAAACCCTGATGATCCTCTGGTTCCAGAAATAGCTCATACCTACAAGACAGACCGAGTCAAGTACGAGAGCACTGCCCGATCCTGGACCCAGAAGTATGCAATGGGATGA